A region of Leclercia adecarboxylata DNA encodes the following proteins:
- the metK gene encoding methionine adenosyltransferase, with protein MAKHLFTSESVSEGHPDKIADQISDAVLDAILEQDPKARVACETYVKTGMVMVGGEITTSAWVDIEEITRNTVREIGYVHSDMGFDANSCAVLSAIGKQSPDINQGVDRADPLEQGAGDQGLMFGYATNETDVLMPAPITYAHRLVQRQAEVRKNGTLPWLRPDAKSQVTFQYDDGKIVGIDAVVLSTQHAEDIDQKSLQEAVMEEIIKPVLPTEWLNASTKYFINPTGRFVIGGPMGDCGLTGRKIIVDTYGGMARHGGGAFSGKDPSKVDRSAAYAARYVAKNIVAAGLADRCEIQVSYAIGVAEPTSIMVETFGTEKVATEQLTLLVREFFDLRPYGLIQMLDLLHPIYKETAAYGHFGREHFPWEKTDKAAQLREAAGLK; from the coding sequence ATGGCAAAACACCTGTTTACGTCCGAGTCCGTATCAGAAGGACATCCTGATAAAATTGCTGACCAAATTTCCGATGCGGTGCTGGATGCGATCCTCGAGCAGGATCCTAAGGCGCGCGTAGCCTGTGAAACCTATGTCAAAACCGGCATGGTCATGGTTGGCGGTGAAATCACCACCAGTGCATGGGTTGATATCGAAGAGATCACCCGTAACACCGTGCGTGAAATCGGCTATGTGCATTCTGATATGGGCTTTGATGCCAACTCTTGCGCCGTCCTGAGCGCGATTGGCAAACAGTCCCCGGACATCAACCAGGGCGTTGACCGTGCCGATCCGCTGGAACAGGGCGCGGGCGACCAGGGCCTGATGTTTGGCTACGCGACCAACGAAACCGACGTGCTGATGCCAGCGCCAATCACCTATGCTCACCGTCTGGTGCAGCGTCAGGCTGAAGTGCGTAAAAACGGCACCCTGCCGTGGCTGCGTCCGGATGCGAAAAGCCAGGTCACCTTCCAGTACGACGACGGCAAAATTGTCGGCATCGACGCGGTAGTTCTCTCTACTCAGCACGCTGAAGATATCGACCAGAAATCCCTGCAGGAAGCAGTGATGGAAGAGATCATCAAGCCGGTTCTGCCAACCGAGTGGCTGAACGCTTCTACCAAATACTTCATCAACCCAACGGGCCGCTTTGTTATCGGTGGACCAATGGGCGACTGCGGTCTGACCGGTCGTAAGATCATCGTTGATACCTACGGCGGCATGGCGCGTCACGGTGGCGGCGCATTCTCCGGTAAGGATCCGTCTAAGGTTGACCGTTCTGCAGCCTACGCGGCACGTTATGTTGCGAAAAACATCGTTGCGGCTGGCCTGGCTGACCGCTGTGAAATCCAGGTTTCCTACGCCATCGGCGTGGCAGAACCCACCTCTATCATGGTTGAAACCTTCGGTACCGAAAAAGTGGCAACCGAGCAGCTGACCCTGCTGGTACGCGAGTTCTTCGACCTGCGTCCATACGGCCTGATTCAGATGCTGGATCTGCTGCACCCGATCTACAAAGAAACCGCTGCTTACGGTCACTTTGGTCGCGAACATTTCCCATGGGAAAAAACCGACAAAGCCGCTCAGCTGCGTGAAGCTGCCGGTCTGAAATAA
- the speA gene encoding biosynthetic arginine decarboxylase — MPDDMSFVSPSSAGEQGVLRSMQEVAMSSQEASKMLRTYNIAWWGNNYYDVNELGHISVCPDPDVPEARVDLAKLVKAREAQGQRLPALFCFPQILQHRLRSINAAFKRARESYGYNGDYFLVYPIKVNQHRRVIESLIHSGEPLGLEAGSKAELMAVLAHAGMTRSVIVCNGYKDREYIRLALIGEKMGHKVYLVIEKMSEIAIVLEEAERLNVVPRLGVRARLASQGSGKWQSSGGEKSKFGLAANQVLQLVEILRERGRLDSIQLLHFHLGSQMANIRDIATGVRESARFYVELHKLGVNIQCFDVGGGLGVDYEGTRSQSDCSVNYGLNEYANNIIWAIGDACEEHGLPHPTVITESGRAVTAHHTVLVSNIIGVERSEISEATPPADDAPRSLQSMWETWQEMHEPGTRRSLREWLHDSQMDLHDIHIGYSSGTFSLQERAWAEQLYLNMCHEVQKQLDPSNRAHRPIIDELQERMADKMYVNFSLFQSMPDAWGIDQLFPVLPLEGLNQVPERRAVLLDITCDSDGAIDHYIDGDGIATTMPMPEYDPENPPMLGFFMVGAYQEILGNMHNLFGDTEAVDVFVFPDGNVEVELSDEGDTVADMLQYVQLDPNKLLTQFRDQVKKTDLDDTLQKQFLEEFEAGLYGYTYLEDE, encoded by the coding sequence ATGCCTGACGACATGTCTTTTGTTTCGCCTTCGTCAGCGGGCGAACAGGGTGTACTACGTTCTATGCAGGAGGTTGCGATGAGCTCCCAGGAAGCCAGCAAGATGCTGCGCACTTACAATATTGCCTGGTGGGGCAATAACTACTACGACGTCAACGAACTGGGCCACATCAGCGTTTGCCCGGATCCTGACGTACCGGAAGCGCGCGTCGATCTCGCCAAACTGGTGAAAGCACGTGAAGCGCAGGGGCAGCGTCTGCCTGCTCTGTTCTGCTTCCCGCAGATCCTGCAACACCGTCTGCGTTCCATTAACGCCGCCTTTAAGCGCGCGCGTGAATCCTACGGCTACAACGGCGACTACTTCCTGGTCTATCCGATCAAGGTTAACCAGCATCGTCGAGTAATCGAATCCTTAATTCATTCTGGCGAACCGCTGGGACTGGAAGCCGGTTCTAAAGCGGAGCTGATGGCGGTACTGGCACATGCCGGAATGACCCGCTCGGTGATCGTCTGTAACGGCTATAAAGACCGTGAATACATTCGCCTGGCACTGATCGGTGAGAAGATGGGCCACAAGGTCTATCTGGTCATTGAGAAGATGTCTGAGATCGCCATCGTGCTGGAAGAGGCCGAGCGCCTGAACGTTGTGCCGCGCCTCGGCGTACGTGCGCGTCTGGCGTCCCAGGGCTCCGGTAAGTGGCAGTCCTCCGGCGGCGAAAAATCCAAATTCGGCCTGGCGGCGAACCAGGTTCTGCAGCTGGTGGAAATCCTGCGCGAACGTGGTCGTCTGGACAGCATTCAGCTCCTGCACTTCCACCTCGGCTCGCAGATGGCCAACATTCGCGACATCGCCACCGGCGTACGTGAGTCGGCCCGTTTCTACGTTGAGCTGCACAAGCTGGGCGTGAACATTCAGTGCTTCGACGTGGGCGGCGGTCTGGGCGTGGACTATGAAGGTACGCGCTCGCAGTCCGACTGCTCCGTAAACTATGGCCTGAACGAATACGCGAACAACATCATCTGGGCGATTGGTGATGCCTGTGAAGAGCACGGCCTGCCGCACCCGACGGTAATTACCGAATCCGGGCGTGCGGTGACCGCACACCACACGGTGCTGGTCTCCAACATCATCGGCGTTGAGCGTAGCGAAATCAGCGAAGCGACGCCGCCAGCGGATGATGCCCCACGTTCTCTGCAAAGCATGTGGGAAACCTGGCAGGAGATGCACGAGCCGGGCACCCGCCGCTCGCTGCGCGAATGGCTGCACGACAGCCAGATGGATCTGCATGATATTCATATCGGCTATTCATCCGGGACGTTCAGCCTGCAGGAGCGCGCCTGGGCGGAGCAGCTGTATCTGAACATGTGTCACGAAGTGCAGAAACAGCTCGACCCGAGCAACCGCGCGCACCGTCCGATTATCGACGAGCTGCAGGAGCGTATGGCGGACAAGATGTACGTCAACTTCTCCCTGTTCCAGTCGATGCCGGATGCCTGGGGTATCGATCAGCTGTTCCCGGTTCTGCCGCTGGAAGGGCTGAACCAGGTGCCTGAGCGCCGCGCGGTGCTGCTGGATATCACCTGTGACTCCGACGGGGCTATCGACCACTACATTGACGGTGACGGTATCGCCACCACCATGCCAATGCCGGAGTACGATCCGGAGAACCCACCAATGCTGGGCTTCTTTATGGTTGGGGCCTATCAGGAGATCCTCGGCAACATGCACAACCTGTTCGGGGATACCGAAGCGGTTGACGTGTTTGTCTTCCCTGACGGCAACGTGGAAGTGGAACTCTCTGACGAGGGCGACACCGTGGCGGACATGCTCCAGTACGTTCAGCTCGATCCGAACAAGCTGCTGACCCAGTTCCGCGATCAGGTGAAAAAGACCGATCTGGACGATACGTTGCAGAAACAGTTCCTGGAAGAGTTTGAAGCCGGTCTCTACGGTTACACTTACCTGGAAGATGAATAA
- a CDS encoding SprT family zinc-dependent metalloprotease yields MKTPRLPIALQQAAMRSLRDKLAQANLKLGRNYPEPKLVWQQRGTAAGTAWLDAYEIRLNPVLMLENQQAFIDEVVPHELAHLLVWKHFGRVAPHGKEWKWMMEAVLGVPARRTHQFELDSVRRNTFPYRCQCQQHQLTVRRHNRVVRGEATYRCVKCGEPLIAG; encoded by the coding sequence ATGAAAACACCCCGTCTCCCCATTGCGCTTCAGCAAGCCGCCATGCGCAGCCTGCGCGACAAACTGGCCCAGGCCAACCTGAAGCTCGGCCGGAACTACCCTGAACCTAAGCTGGTCTGGCAGCAGCGCGGCACCGCAGCAGGCACCGCCTGGCTGGATGCGTATGAGATCCGCCTCAACCCCGTTTTAATGCTGGAAAACCAGCAGGCCTTTATCGACGAAGTGGTACCGCACGAGCTGGCGCATCTGCTGGTGTGGAAGCACTTTGGCCGCGTGGCGCCGCACGGCAAAGAGTGGAAATGGATGATGGAAGCGGTGCTGGGCGTGCCTGCTCGTCGGACCCACCAGTTCGAGCTTGATTCCGTTCGCCGCAATACGTTCCCCTACCGCTGCCAGTGTCAGCAGCACCAGCTCACGGTGCGTCGTCATAACCGTGTCGTGCGCGGCGAAGCCACCTACCGCTGCGTGAAATGCGGTGAACCGCTTATTGCCGGGTAA
- a CDS encoding sugar porter family MFS transporter, whose protein sequence is MPDNKKKGRTSNKTMTFFVCFLAALAGLLFGLDIGVIAGALPFITDEFQISSHTQEWVVSSMMFGAAVGAVGSGWLSFKLGRKKSLMIGAILFVAGSLFSAAAPNVEVLIASRVLLGLAVGVASYTAPLYLSEIAPEKIRGSMISMYQLMITIGILGAYLSDTAFSYSGAWRWMLGVIIIPAVLLLIGVFFLPDSPRWFAAKRRFNDAERVLLRLRDTSAEAKRELEEIRESLQVKQSGWALFKENSNFRRAVFLGVLLQIMQQFTGMNVIMYYAPKIFELAGYSNTTQQMWGTVIVGLTNVLATFIAIGLVDRWGRKPTLTLGFLVMAVGMGVLGTMLHVGIESPELQYVAVGMLLMFIVGFAMSAGPLIWVLCSEIQPLKGRDFGITCSTATNWIANMIVGATFLTMLDTLGNANTFWVYGGLNLLFIVLTLWLVPETKHVSLEHIERNLMKGRPLREIGAHD, encoded by the coding sequence ATGCCTGATAATAAAAAAAAGGGGCGGACGTCCAATAAGACGATGACATTCTTCGTCTGCTTCCTCGCAGCACTGGCAGGATTACTGTTTGGTCTGGATATCGGCGTAATTGCCGGTGCCCTGCCGTTCATTACCGATGAATTCCAGATCAGTTCCCACACCCAGGAGTGGGTGGTGAGCTCAATGATGTTCGGGGCGGCGGTCGGGGCGGTCGGCAGCGGCTGGCTCTCCTTCAAGCTCGGGCGTAAAAAGAGCCTGATGATTGGCGCGATCCTGTTTGTCGCCGGCTCGCTCTTTTCCGCCGCGGCACCTAACGTGGAAGTGCTGATTGCCTCCCGCGTGCTGCTGGGCCTGGCGGTGGGTGTGGCCTCTTATACCGCGCCGCTGTACCTGTCGGAGATTGCGCCGGAGAAAATCCGCGGCAGCATGATCTCCATGTACCAGCTGATGATCACTATCGGTATTCTCGGGGCCTATCTTTCTGACACCGCCTTCAGCTACAGCGGCGCATGGCGCTGGATGCTGGGGGTGATCATTATCCCGGCGGTGCTGCTGCTGATTGGCGTCTTCTTCCTGCCTGACAGCCCGCGCTGGTTTGCCGCCAAACGCCGCTTTAACGATGCGGAAAGGGTGCTGCTGCGCCTGCGCGACACCAGCGCCGAAGCGAAGCGTGAGCTGGAAGAGATCCGCGAAAGCCTGCAGGTAAAACAGAGCGGCTGGGCGCTGTTTAAAGAGAACAGCAACTTCCGTCGGGCGGTGTTCCTTGGCGTATTGCTGCAGATCATGCAGCAGTTCACCGGGATGAACGTCATCATGTATTACGCGCCGAAAATCTTTGAACTGGCGGGTTACAGCAACACCACCCAGCAGATGTGGGGCACCGTGATTGTCGGCCTGACCAACGTGCTGGCAACCTTTATCGCCATCGGTCTGGTGGATCGCTGGGGCCGTAAACCGACCCTGACGCTGGGCTTCCTGGTGATGGCCGTCGGCATGGGCGTGCTGGGCACCATGCTGCATGTGGGTATCGAGTCCCCTGAACTGCAGTACGTGGCCGTGGGGATGCTGCTGATGTTTATCGTTGGTTTTGCGATGAGCGCAGGCCCGCTGATCTGGGTGCTCTGCTCTGAGATCCAGCCGCTGAAAGGCCGCGACTTCGGTATTACCTGCTCCACCGCCACTAACTGGATCGCCAACATGATTGTCGGCGCAACCTTCCTGACCATGCTCGATACGCTGGGTAACGCCAACACCTTCTGGGTGTACGGCGGTCTGAACCTGCTGTTTATCGTCCTGACCCTGTGGCTGGTTCCTGAAACTAAACACGTTTCGCTGGAACATATCGAACGCAACCTGATGAAAGGTCGTCCCCTGCGCGAAATTGGCGCTCACGACTGA
- the yqgB gene encoding acid stress response protein YqgB, with amino-acid sequence MNKKPVARPGFQHSVLKSGSDNGLLSQIDAAIVVNCFTLNSKS; translated from the coding sequence ATGAATAAGAAACCGGTCGCACGCCCCGGCTTTCAGCATTCTGTGCTGAAAAGCGGGTCGGATAATGGGTTGTTATCGCAGATTGACGCTGCGATAGTAGTCAACTGTTTTACACTGAATAGTAAGAGTTGA